The following are encoded in a window of Acidobacteriota bacterium genomic DNA:
- a CDS encoding NfeD family protein, producing MSYAWVVWLVLAAIFIAVEVMTPGFFLLWFGIGALAAALLSLFGVSSLAAQIIVFLVVSVALLVASRTIFEKFLPISSDARGLKTNVETMIGQVGTVVESSRGALNEAAVKVYGSTWTAFPISGEKPLTEGETVAVERIEGNTIYVRRSNRPALLFSETSEDS from the coding sequence ATGTCATACGCCTGGGTCGTCTGGCTGGTTTTGGCCGCCATCTTTATCGCTGTCGAAGTGATGACGCCTGGTTTCTTTTTGCTCTGGTTTGGAATTGGAGCCTTGGCGGCGGCATTGCTCTCGCTGTTTGGCGTCAGCAGTTTGGCCGCGCAAATCATCGTGTTTCTGGTCGTGTCGGTGGCGCTGTTGGTCGCTTCGCGGACGATTTTCGAAAAGTTTTTGCCGATTTCCTCAGACGCTCGCGGCTTAAAAACCAACGTTGAAACCATGATTGGGCAGGTAGGCACTGTGGTTGAATCCAGCCGGGGGGCGCTCAACGAAGCGGCTGTCAAGGTATACGGCTCGACCTGGACTGCTTTCCCGATTTCCGGCGAAAAACCGCTGACCGAAGGCGAAACCGTTGCCGTTGAACGCATCGAAGGCAACACCATTTACGTCCGCCGCTCAAACCGACCTGCTCTGCTTTTCAGCGAAACATCTGAAGATTCGTAA
- a CDS encoding tetratricopeptide repeat protein: protein MSRIFYNSQSQPIQLSHKLGTGGEGAVYEVFGQSEFVAKIYHEAPEAEKAEKLIALSKLSNERLQKIAAWPLDVLRVEADGPLAGFVMKRIEQASEVHALHSPKSRLQKFPEASWAFLIYVAGNIARAVATMHEHGFIVGDLNPKNILVTHQATVTLLDCDSFQVTVDGKTFCCEGGFPEYLPPELQGKSLREIERKPEHDCFGLAVVIFQLLFMGRHPFSGRFLGEGEQTLEEAIRKSRFAFGSDAEARQMQQPPGTLPLEAIPATLNNLFRRAFLSHDRPQPHEWIESLETLTKSLKACDLHTGHFFFNELTECPWCEIEMRARIRLFNFSLNGHNGQRTPFKLDEIWAKIGTLTLPLASIPLAELQAKMTLTSKPSAEVLAYSRGRYIKLIQGVVFSSVAGFMIGCFVPWSLVPVLLLITGVIAKFIADAKISQKGPQVTKFFNQALAIPNNSFAAQIRSSVESAYQTIQQLEAKVQNLPSASSFGSKMKELVNRKDVYERLPKIREYRLKQLETEVNERQLNEFLDRFEINEAQIKDIDPLTMTLLRSRGVQTAADITPENLKQVPDLTEPQAQQLLFWRAGAKRKFKFDPARGVQVQDRLNVEREMDNLRMQLEHDLSTGAVFLQRLQHEMESQQLQIAQTLPDAYRMRAQSEKDWEVAQKQNPLWPLVMLLFIFFFYGCFFSTFYYFPGNGTPLQTQPEQSRVSPDPAPLKEPELSTDETEARMNFEKGEKLMQQAKWAAAGKLFQRATELDPQFQPAYVQLGHALYRQGKYDDSIEASTKATRIYDEFVPNFYLGMAYRAKHQWKPAGDSFIQGITLAARQSNLEEDPRFADAYYYLGETFTHTGQLKGTIQELEPIVERGSFMAAQRFQLATLYLWAGKPTLAEKHRKALKLGDQNLAKQLQRLMIQHRKHTS from the coding sequence ATGAGCAGGATTTTCTACAACTCTCAGTCCCAGCCAATTCAGTTAAGCCACAAGCTTGGAACCGGTGGCGAAGGCGCTGTTTATGAGGTATTCGGTCAAAGCGAGTTTGTCGCCAAGATTTACCACGAAGCTCCCGAAGCGGAAAAAGCCGAAAAGTTGATCGCGCTTTCCAAACTCAGCAATGAGCGATTGCAGAAAATCGCCGCCTGGCCGTTGGACGTATTGCGTGTCGAAGCGGATGGGCCATTGGCCGGATTCGTGATGAAACGGATTGAGCAGGCTTCGGAAGTGCACGCATTGCACAGCCCCAAAAGCCGGTTGCAGAAATTTCCCGAAGCATCATGGGCGTTTTTGATTTATGTCGCTGGCAACATTGCGCGCGCGGTTGCCACAATGCATGAACACGGGTTCATCGTGGGAGACCTGAACCCGAAAAACATTCTGGTCACGCACCAGGCGACGGTGACGCTGTTGGATTGCGACAGTTTTCAGGTAACGGTGGATGGCAAGACCTTCTGCTGCGAAGGTGGCTTTCCGGAATATCTGCCGCCGGAATTGCAAGGCAAAAGCCTGCGGGAGATCGAACGGAAACCGGAGCACGATTGCTTTGGATTGGCAGTCGTCATTTTCCAGTTGCTGTTTATGGGACGGCATCCGTTTTCCGGCAGGTTTTTGGGCGAAGGCGAGCAAACGCTGGAAGAAGCAATTCGCAAATCGCGATTTGCCTTTGGCTCGGACGCCGAAGCCCGGCAAATGCAGCAACCGCCGGGAACGCTGCCGCTGGAAGCGATTCCGGCTACGCTGAACAATTTGTTTCGCAGAGCGTTTTTGTCGCACGACCGACCTCAGCCGCATGAATGGATCGAGTCATTGGAAACGCTGACCAAATCGCTCAAAGCCTGCGATTTGCACACCGGCCATTTTTTCTTCAACGAACTGACGGAATGTCCGTGGTGCGAAATCGAAATGCGCGCTCGTATTCGGTTGTTCAACTTTTCGCTCAACGGCCATAACGGGCAGCGCACACCTTTCAAGCTGGACGAAATCTGGGCGAAGATCGGAACCTTAACGCTGCCACTAGCGTCGATTCCCCTGGCGGAATTGCAAGCCAAAATGACATTGACCAGTAAACCTTCCGCTGAGGTTTTGGCCTATTCGCGTGGCAGGTATATCAAACTCATTCAGGGCGTAGTGTTTTCGTCGGTGGCGGGATTCATGATTGGTTGTTTCGTTCCGTGGAGTTTGGTCCCGGTTCTGCTTCTGATCACTGGCGTGATTGCTAAATTCATTGCTGATGCCAAGATCAGCCAAAAAGGTCCCCAGGTCACCAAATTTTTCAACCAGGCATTGGCGATCCCGAACAATTCATTCGCGGCACAGATCCGATCCAGCGTTGAAAGCGCGTATCAAACCATTCAGCAACTTGAAGCCAAGGTGCAGAATCTGCCGAGCGCCAGCAGCTTCGGATCGAAGATGAAGGAGTTAGTCAACCGAAAAGATGTGTATGAGCGATTGCCGAAGATTCGCGAATACAGGTTGAAGCAGTTGGAAACGGAAGTAAACGAACGCCAACTCAATGAATTTCTGGATCGGTTTGAAATCAATGAAGCGCAGATCAAAGACATTGATCCGCTGACGATGACTTTACTGCGTTCGCGCGGTGTGCAAACGGCGGCAGACATAACACCGGAAAACTTGAAACAGGTTCCCGATCTGACCGAACCGCAAGCCCAACAATTGCTGTTTTGGCGCGCCGGAGCCAAGCGGAAATTCAAATTTGATCCGGCACGCGGCGTTCAGGTTCAAGACAGGCTCAATGTCGAACGCGAAATGGATAATTTGCGGATGCAGTTGGAGCACGATCTGAGCACCGGGGCTGTCTTCCTGCAACGGTTGCAGCACGAAATGGAAAGCCAGCAACTGCAAATTGCGCAGACTTTGCCTGATGCTTACCGAATGCGCGCGCAGTCCGAAAAAGATTGGGAAGTAGCACAGAAACAAAATCCGTTGTGGCCATTGGTGATGCTGCTGTTCATCTTTTTCTTTTATGGCTGTTTTTTTTCTACGTTCTATTATTTCCCAGGAAATGGCACTCCGTTGCAAACTCAACCCGAACAGAGCCGCGTTTCACCCGATCCAGCTCCTCTGAAAGAACCGGAGCTTTCGACTGACGAAACCGAAGCGCGAATGAATTTTGAAAAAGGCGAAAAGCTGATGCAGCAGGCAAAATGGGCGGCTGCAGGGAAATTGTTTCAGCGGGCGACGGAACTCGATCCGCAATTTCAACCCGCGTATGTTCAACTCGGTCACGCGCTGTATCGGCAAGGGAAGTATGACGATTCCATCGAAGCTTCGACGAAAGCGACGAGGATCTACGATGAGTTTGTGCCTAATTTTTATCTCGGCATGGCATATCGAGCTAAACACCAATGGAAGCCTGCCGGGGATTCCTTTATCCAGGGCATTACTTTAGCGGCAAGGCAGAGCAACTTGGAGGAGGATCCTAGATTTGCTGATGCTTATTACTATCTGGGAGAAACCTTTACACACACCGGCCAACTCAAAGGAACAATCCAGGAACTGGAACCGATCGTTGAAAGAGGCTCTTTTATGGCGGCGCAGCGATTTCAACTTGCAACCCTGTATCTTTGGGCAGGGAAGCCTACTTTGGCGGAAAAGCATCGCAAGGCGTTGAAACTTGGAGACCAAAATTTGGCCAAACAGCTTCAACGGTTGATGATCCAGCATAGAAAGCACACAAGTTGA
- a CDS encoding SDR family oxidoreductase: MKISFQTALITGSSRGIGRQVAVKLAEEGVRKIAIHYLNNKDEAERTASLVRKTGANSILVQGDTSNPIRAEEIVHEAAEQLGGCDIFVHSVIPRMEQIYEHAIATDMPLAKWQLAFDTQARGFFIGAKTAAKYMTDGGRILALSYTIGAQTGGWQPWVGMGSAKAALDSTCRYFAVALGRQGVTVNSISPGCCDETTAVGQIPQEMQDTLKNWAEAGWTPMRRIGTPQDIANACALLCSEEAGFVTGQTISVDGGSSLMNPQFPLALQIPS, from the coding sequence ATGAAAATCTCGTTTCAGACAGCGTTGATCACCGGAAGCTCGCGGGGGATCGGTCGTCAGGTTGCAGTGAAGCTGGCGGAAGAAGGCGTCAGGAAAATCGCGATTCATTATCTCAATAACAAGGACGAAGCTGAACGAACGGCTTCGCTGGTCAGAAAGACCGGAGCCAACAGCATTCTTGTGCAAGGGGACACGTCTAACCCGATTCGAGCCGAAGAGATTGTCCACGAGGCTGCGGAACAGTTGGGCGGTTGCGACATATTCGTGCACAGTGTGATTCCGCGCATGGAGCAGATCTATGAACACGCGATTGCCACCGATATGCCTCTTGCGAAATGGCAATTGGCCTTCGATACACAAGCTCGCGGCTTTTTCATCGGTGCGAAGACGGCTGCGAAATACATGACCGACGGCGGACGGATTCTGGCGCTGTCTTACACCATTGGAGCCCAGACGGGCGGTTGGCAACCGTGGGTTGGCATGGGATCGGCCAAAGCCGCGCTCGACAGCACCTGTCGGTACTTCGCTGTAGCTTTGGGGCGCCAGGGCGTCACAGTGAACTCAATCAGTCCAGGCTGTTGCGATGAAACCACTGCCGTTGGTCAGATTCCTCAGGAGATGCAAGACACCTTAAAAAATTGGGCCGAAGCGGGCTGGACACCGATGCGAAGAATTGGAACTCCGCAGGACATTGCCAATGCGTGCGCGTTGCTATGCAGCGAAGAGGCTGGCTTTGTGACGGGACAAACCATCTCAGTGGATGGTGGAAGCTCTTTGATGAATCCGCAGTTCCCTTTGGCGCTGCAAATACCCTCGTAA
- a CDS encoding SPFH/Band 7/PHB domain protein produces the protein MDLLIPLLIIALLVLFIAARTIRIVPQATVLIVERLGKFDRAASSGLNILVPFMDRARAVTWSGIRPGMSQIDLREQFTDLLPQPVITRDNVTIMVDSVIYWQITDPIKAVYEVNDLIGGIIQLTITAMRNVIGELDLDHALTSRDTINHRLRGTLDEATHKWGVKVTRVELKNINPPEDVRITMEKQMTAERNRRALVLQAEGEKQAAIARAEGEKQAAITRAEGEKQSAILQAEGQAQARLTAAAAEAESIRHIAVGITGGQGNPAQYLIMMKYIESLREMARSGNSKVVFMPVETSSVLSSIGAFKEVFGGQGQPEPVVPPQRQPVIRG, from the coding sequence ATGGACCTGCTTATCCCTTTGCTCATCATTGCGCTTTTAGTCCTATTCATTGCAGCCAGAACTATACGCATTGTTCCTCAGGCAACCGTGTTGATTGTCGAGCGACTTGGAAAGTTCGACCGCGCTGCGAGTAGCGGCCTGAACATCCTGGTGCCATTTATGGATCGGGCGCGCGCTGTCACCTGGTCGGGGATTCGACCGGGCATGAGCCAGATTGACCTTCGCGAACAATTTACGGATTTGCTGCCGCAACCGGTCATTACCCGTGACAACGTGACGATCATGGTGGATTCGGTGATTTACTGGCAGATAACCGACCCAATCAAAGCCGTGTACGAAGTCAACGACCTGATCGGCGGCATCATTCAATTGACGATTACGGCAATGCGCAATGTGATTGGCGAACTCGATCTGGATCACGCGCTTACCAGTCGCGACACCATTAACCACCGGTTGCGCGGCACGCTCGATGAAGCGACGCACAAATGGGGCGTCAAAGTCACGCGCGTCGAGTTGAAAAACATCAACCCGCCCGAAGACGTTCGCATAACGATGGAAAAACAGATGACTGCGGAGCGGAATCGCCGCGCTTTGGTTTTACAGGCGGAAGGCGAAAAGCAGGCCGCCATCGCTCGCGCTGAAGGTGAAAAGCAGGCCGCGATCACGCGCGCCGAAGGCGAAAAGCAGTCGGCGATTTTGCAAGCCGAAGGGCAGGCGCAAGCTCGATTGACTGCCGCCGCCGCCGAAGCCGAATCCATTCGCCACATTGCCGTCGGCATCACGGGTGGACAAGGCAATCCGGCGCAATACCTGATTATGATGAAATACATCGAATCGCTGCGTGAAATGGCGCGTTCGGGCAATTCCAAGGTGGTTTTCATGCCGGTTGAAACCAGCAGCGTTCTTTCCAGTATTGGCGCGTTCAAGGAAGTGTTCGGCGGACAAGGCCAACCTGAACCCGTTGTGCCGCCGCAACGGCAACCCGTCATCCGCGGATAA